In Porites lutea chromosome 9, jaPorLute2.1, whole genome shotgun sequence, a single window of DNA contains:
- the LOC140948893 gene encoding uncharacterized protein, which produces MYNRLILNRIRSVIDIRLRVNQNGFRPKRSTVAQILTLRRIIEGVKANNIEAVMTFIDFKKAFDSIHRGKMMRILKAYGIPLNLLQAIEMMYTNTKAKVVSPDGETEMFDITTGVLQGDTLAPFLFIIVLDYAMSKAMAGKEEELGFTITP; this is translated from the coding sequence ATGTATAATCGCCTGATTTTAAACCGAATCAGGAGTGTAATTGACATCCGACTCAGAGTGAACCAGAACGGTTTCCGGCCCAAAAGATCTACAGTGGCCCAAATATTAACACTCAGAAGAATAATCGAGGGAGTTAAAGCAAATAACATTGAAGCTGTCATGACTTTTATTGACTTCAAGAAGGCATTCGACTCAATTCATCGGGGTAAAATGATGCGTATTCTTAAAGCCTATGGGATTCCACTTAACCTGTTGCAAGCTATAGAGATGATGTATACGAATACAAAGGCCAAAGTGGTTTCTCCAGATGGAGAAACAGAGATGTTCGACATCACAACCGGTGTACTGCAGGGCGACACATTAGCTCCTTTCCTGTTTATAATCGTGCTTGACTATGCTATGAGTAAAGCTATGGCtgggaaagaagaagagttgggATTTACCATCACCCCTTGA